In Oncorhynchus gorbuscha isolate QuinsamMale2020 ecotype Even-year linkage group LG26, OgorEven_v1.0, whole genome shotgun sequence, the DNA window TTGAGAGCTGtaggtgggttgtgtgtgtgcgcgtgtgcgtttAGTTGACCTTGCAGATGTTAGCCCTCGTTTGAGAGTGTTCCTGTGCTGTGTGTTGTGAGTGATATGGTCTTTTACCTGCTCTGGCTGGGGGGCTCTGGAGACAGTTCTGGGAGACCATGGCTGTATGAACGGAGGTAGTGGCGTGGCTGCTGAGGTCGACCACAGAGGGTATGGGGGGTGCTGGGGAAACCTGCTGGATAGTGGGCTGCCGGGACTGCTGTGGCTGATTTTGGTTATTCTGAGCAGAGTTTGCGGGGATGCCATTCTCTGACAGAAACTCTTCCAGGTCCATGTACTCCAGCTGAAAGTTGTCCTCATCATATGGCAAGGTCTTGTCCCACAGGGTCGGCCCTAGGAAGGCCGACTGTGGAGTATTGGCACCGCCTTCCTCATCCAACTTTTTCTCTTTCGCATTCTTCTCTTTTCCAAAACCTGCAAATATTTGGAGAGAGTCATATCACTGTTAGACCAAAACAGCCAAACAATGCCTTTACAATGTCAAAACGGCTAAGCCAATAAAAGGCTaagttttaatttttaaaaaataaataaatgtctaCTTGAGCCGTATTTGAATGTTTATATACTTGATGCAAATAGATAAATAACCAAACTAAAGTAAACACCCCCAGTCTCaggaaatatattttaatttctcTTCAACCTATTTCCAGAAGTTTTAAAGAGTTTTTCAAatctatatatattaatatattaataaTATTCCCTATCAAGTTGTTGACAAATAAGTACTAAATGGTTTCTAGACTGGCTAGTCTTTGGAATACTAACTATAGTGTATTTACAGTAGATTACAAACTTCCCACAATGTACTACTGTTGGACTTGTTTTTAccctttaaatgtatttttgtagTAGTGTTAAGATTTTTGTCAAAGTTGTTGGGAAAGTTGTCAAAATGTCAGTTCTTTTAAAATGTTAGATAGAATGTAGTTGATAAAACAGTGGTTGTTTGATTGGTAGAAGATATTTCTGTTCTGATTTATATAGCAGAGAAGTAGACCAAGATGCCATATCCTCTAAGTTTTTGCCTAAGTTGTTGGGAAAGTGGTCCAACTAGCTGATGTGTCAAAAGTCTAAATGTTTACTTACTGTCTCATGGTAGAAATGTGCTCACCCAGTGCTAGAAATGGTATATTTCTGAAACTTATTTGACAGTTGATTCAACAGCGGGAAGTTAGCTCAACGAATGCAGTGGATAACCATTACTAAAACAGCTGTCACTTTTGATCAGAAGAAGATCATTCTGTTCTGATTACAGATTTGAATGTGTTGTCACGACACCAGAGTTTTGACTTcgataccaggtttagtatcacgATACCAAAAATGATAACAATTGAAAAAAAATAAAGGGTATTAGCCAAAGTCACAGATTGGTAATTGATACAGATGGATATTTTGCGTCCATTATcattacatttgtaaaaatgttttaatgtatgcattaattaattaaaaaataaatgtcaCTTTTTTTTTACCAATTTTTTTTACCAATCAAACTTCATAACATTATGGTCATCGTTTATTGGAATGGTAAATCTCTAGTCTATTAataaactgggtaaatcaagATGTAGCCTAGGTCTATTTACAATACAAGTGAATGCATATTCAATAGGAGTGTGTCCATGCATTGAGTTATTGACCTTGTCTCGGCTGAATACAGATGAAAACCAATCTGTTTCCATTTGGGACTTATTTTAAAGTATGCACGTTCTCTTTAAGACCCATGACGTatattcacacatacacacactttgaAAACATTTATTAACAGTTTCAACATTTCCACATGCTGTTTTTCATTATTCAAGTGTGTTAATTTATGTGCAGCATAAGTGGTGATGCAGCTCTGACTCCCAGTGGTTCCTCCTGACAGGCTTGGGCTAGCAATGAGTAAGTGGAGCAGGCACGGTGCTCTCGCGCTATAAGGGGACATCGGCTACGCTGATAGACAGACTTGGTCCTACCTCAATCCGTAGACGACATGACAGAAGTACCAAATATAACAAAACTGCTGGTACCCAACCGTTTTTCAGGTTCTAGTATAGAAAAAGTTCTGAAGTTTCGGTGTATCGTGAAACACGCGTTTGAATAGCAGAGAAGTAGACCAAGATCTCATACCCTCGAAGTTTTTTTGTCTAAAGAGCTGGGGAGTtcggcaaaaaaaaacatttttttttcttcagaaaATGCAGTTGATGCGGTTACTAAAAGAGCTGTACCGTTTTATCGCAACAATATATTTTTGTTACAATTTCAGATTTCAATAGCAGAAGTAGAGGAAGATGCCATACACGCCCTAACTTTTTGTCTAACTTGTTGGCAAAGTGTCTATGTAGCTGATTGTTGTCACAAGTTATTGTTCACAGTGCATAGAATGTTGGATGGAATGATGTCACAATGGGACCTTTAGAATGTTGAAATCCCTTTAGAGTAGATGGAAGACAAAACGAAGGGCAAAAAGCCTTATAGTTTATAAAGTGCATCCAAAAGTTGTATTCAAGCACACTGGTTCTGACCACTGCACTTTTTAAACGTTTGAATGATGTTTATAGCTTAAACGGTGTACGAAAAATAGCACTCCAAATAATAATAAGTACTGTATGCCAAAACTTACAGTGGGACGTGTTCTGTCGTAAATCACACGAATTAAAAGTGATAGTTGCTACACTGTATCCTTATCAGTCCGAAGCTGTCATACCAGGAATGTATTTTTGACATTTAATGACAAATTGCAACCATCATGGATCATACTGTACTCCTTCCCGATCTGGCTAGATGTAGTAGTACTAATACATTACACTTAATGCGGAAATCAGCAGtataaacaataacaaagcgaaTCCCCGACACTGGTTCGGTAAAAAGCTAAGGGATGGGgctagagaaatgtaaccaccGAAATGCATAGACATTAAGAGTTTGAGTTATGGATACAAGGATTGAttaccatccatgatatcaaaattatagttttaaccatgttagggctatatagtgtttgtttacaaacatttgaTTAAAACAAtcttatatttggggttctggtatgacagttgaactaagctcatgaggcatttataaattctactcttcaagaatcaatgaatGGATAAGTCCAACAATGGATGTAGCAACGGTGATTGTCCCTTTAATTTACACTTGAATCAACGCCAATTCTTAGTAAACAAAGGTGAGAAACACCGGGCTACTGAAATATTGTAGCCATCCGAGACGtagtttttttttctgtattgtAATCTTGTTTGCTCACGCGCTGCAACACTGACAGATCATGCTTGAAAGCGAGAACGACAAAACAATCGTCTCACAAATGAATGTAAACTACCACGTAACAAATTATTTGATGTCTGCGTGTTGTTTACCTTCATGATGAAATGGCAGCTTCATTGGATTCTCCAACAGGGATTTCAGTACGCCATTAGTTGGAGTTTGGAAAGATGAGTTTAAAGGAACAGGTCTGGCCATTTTCTCCATTGGTCTGGAGGACGATAGTATAGCGTACAATTGCTGTTATTCCAAAAGAAGACCCGCGTTTGAAAATATGTTAAACAAACACCAAACGTCAATGCTTGACCCAACCTGTAGTTCAGACCGAGAAATTGATATCCGCGCAGAAAATAACAATTACGGGTTTCGTCCAACGACGCTAGTTCGAGAAGGCAGAGAACTAACTGGATGTGAAGCTCAAGATGGTTCACAATCCATTTGTGGACACCTATGTACATGACGTCAAACCTGGCAAATACTTGAATACCGACTCTGCGAATGAGAAGGAGGGACTGACCACTGCTGAATTGGGAACTTTTTTGTTTCACGTTTTTTCCCTATCATTTTTTTCTCAGCCCCTTTCTCCTTGAAAATATATATGGCAATCATGTTAATTGACAGATTACTCCGACATGGCGTACAAAATCGTTGTACTACCCACATCCATTAGCCTTGGTATGTAGTGCTAGATCCATAGATTGAGCCCCCCCATACAGTTCTTTCTCTCCCAGTTAGGCTACACTAttctgttatgtactgtatgtttgttcattccatgtgtaactctgtgttgttgtttgtgtcgcactgctttgctttatcttggccaggtcgcagttgtaaatgagaatttgttctcaactggccacctggttaaataaaggtgaaatcaaataaaTGAAACACTGGTGGCAGCACTGGGCTCATTGTGGTGTTCTCTCAGGGCCTTGTAAGCATGTGAAGCTTTGAGTGTGAGGACagccggtgtcctggctaaattcccaatctggccctcaaaccatcacggtcacctaataatccccagtttacaattggctcattcatccccctcctctcccctgtaactattccccaggtcgttgctgcaaatgagaacaagttctcagtcaacttacctggtaaaataatggataaataaaatTACAATTAAATACAACCCTTCTTTAAAGAGGGGGAATATTGTAATTTAGGCCTACTGCAATGTGGTGTAGTGAGCTTCGTTGGACATATACACAGAGGCCTGTGTTATTAGGTGCTCAGCTCTGTAATAGGATATGGATCAAGCCCCCATCATAGCTCTCTCGCTCCTGTACATTCAATAGATCATTTAAAGCTCGTTTCCACCAAACTGGTAACTATTCAACTCTAAtaatttgtcacacacacaccgcatagTTGTagtaaaatgtgttgttttacagggtcaccCATAGTAGGGTGGCACCCCTGGAGTAAATTAgggtaagtgccttgctcaagagcacagcgacagatttttcaccttgtcagctcagatattcaaaccagtgacctttcagttactggcccaacgtgctaaccgctaggctactaaAAGGAGTAGGCTTATAACAGGTGTGCCAACTGTACATTTCTTAACCTTAGACCTATAGACCTACTATTGGCCACAGAGTAATTGAATTagacaaacatttattttatctCTATTATGCCCTACAAACATTTAACCTATGGTCTACAACACCCCTCTACACTCATTGTATTTCTTCtaacaatgtagacaatagtaaaaaataaagaaaaaccctggagtgACCCTGGAGTGAGTAAACAACATCAGTTCACCTCAACAGAGGAGCTGAGTCTAACAACTTGATATAAATATATCGTTTTATTGGCTAAGttgcttttttttttaaagagtcaaTTCAGGCCATATTTCAGTCATGGCTTGTTgtgggtggtagtggtagtggtggttgagATGGATTTATTCCTCAGATAGAGTAGTTCCGACTAAAACTGCACCATTCTACACAGCCTACCAGAGTGGGAGTACATAGATCACAAATACTGTATGTGAGAACCTTACTTTGCCTGCAGCCATTTTTAGGGTTGTATGATCAGTATATCCAAACACACTACCCTGGACCTTTCCCCCTCACTCCCCCACAACCAAAATATAGAATTGAAGATTCAACTGGTTGAAATGTGCAAAATGAATCCCACAGCTTAATTTGAATTGtaccgacagagaggagactatgGTTTTTCAAGAATATTGTCCCACTTAGCCGTGGAAGTCATATGAATAAGAATTCAGGGGCTGGATGGAAAAAGAACAACAGTACAGCAGTTAAAGAACAGTACAGCAGTTAAGGGAGGCCTGTGGAAGGGACTGAAACGTACAGTAGCTAAGGCCTGTGGAAGGGACTGAAACGAGCCAGTAGCTAAGGCCTGTGGAAGGGACTGAAACAGTCACAGTACAGTAGCTAAGGCCTGTGGAAGGGACTGAAACGAGCCACAGTACAGTAGCTAAGGCCTGTGGAAGGGACAGTACACAGTAGCTAAAGGCCTGTGGGACTGAAACGAGTCAAGGGACTGAAACGAGCCAGTACAGTAGCTAAGGCCTGTGGAAGGGACTGAAACGAGCCACAGTACAGTAGCTAAGGCCTGTGGAAGGGACTAAGGCCTACAGTAGGGCCTGTGTAAGGGAAGGGACAGTAGAAGGCCTGTggaagggactgagcacacaGCTAAGGCCTGTGGAGGGACTAGCTAAGGCCTGTGGAAGGGACTGAAACGAGCCACAGTACAGTAGCTAAGGCCTGTGGAAGGGACAGTACAGTAAAGGCCTGTGGAAGGGACCACAGTACAAGGGACTGAAACGAGCCACAGTACAGTAGCTAAGGGCCTGTGGAAGGGACTGAAACGAGCCACAGTACAGTAGCTAAAGGCCTGTGTAAGGGACTGAAACGagtcacagtacagtagttaagGCCTGTGGAAGGGACTGAAACGAGTCACAGTACAGTAGCTAAGGCCTGTGGAAGGGACTGAAGGGACTGAAACCACAGTACAGTAGCTAAGGCCTGTGGAAGGGACTGGCCTGTGGAAGGGACTGAAACGAGTCACAGTACAGTAGCTAAGGCCTGTGGAAGGGACTGAAACGAGTCACAGTACAGTAGCTAAGGCCTGTGGAAGGGACTGAAACGAGTCACAGTACAGTAGCTAAGGCCTGTGGAAGGGACTGAAACGAGTACAGTAGCTAAGGCCTGTGGAAGGGACTGAAACGAGCCACAGTACAGTAGCTAAGGCCTGTGGAAGGGACTGAAACGAGCCACAGTACAGTAGCTAAGGCCTGTGGAAGGGACTGAAACGAGCCACAGTACAGTAGCTAAGGCCTGTGGAAGGGACTGAAACGAGCCACAGTACAGTAGCTAAGGCCTGTGGAAGGGACTGAAACGAGCCACAGTACAGTAGCTAAGGGCCTGTGGATGggactgaaatgtaaatgtaaatgaaacaaGCCACAGTACAGTAGCTAAGGGCCTGTGGAAGGGACTACTGGGTGGGGCCCACTAAGTACCTTTAAGATACATGATATGGATAACATTGGGTCTTAAAACATTCCTTCAGAGCCCTTGATATTGACCAACTATTTTGGGACTTAGCATCATGTGCAGCTATTGATTAGAACCACTTGACATGATTTATTGTCCACCACAGCCAATGAAAAGTATATTTACCATTCAAAATTATTGATTTTATTTGCAACTATTATACATTTAAATCAATTTCAGTGGCCTAATGTAGACATATTACAAATCAGTGAGGTGCACTTGCCATCTCGAAAGGATGTTGTGTTTATTTGATCTCATAGATCTACCAACCCTGTTCTAGCTCTGGCCATGATGGTTAGACCTCCGCCTTAGCTGCACTAGCGGTGTCATGTTCCCCATGGCTCCCCACCTGGGCGTAGGCTTCCTGTGAAACTACTGGGCCTGAAAAAGAAAACATGACAGATCTCACTCGGCCTGTCTGAGGAGCTAGATGGGAGACCAAGCCCAGAAGGGTTTAGAATCCTCTCCTCAGTAGTGGCAAGCTACTCAAGCTGGAAGTTTTCATTGTTTTAATTCCAACTTCCTTGTGCACTGTGTATTTTGTACTTTTACATATGCAGTGCACTTCAACTTGAAGTTGAGCCTGTGAGAAGAGTCACATTTCAACTGGACCATAGCATAGCTCTAtcctttgtgggggggggggggttaaaagtAAAAGTGATGGATTACCAGTAATACAAGTGTAAGTGTTGATAAATGCAGTCAATTTGACTGGCTTTTAAAGTACAGCTGAGAGTAGACTTGTACATTTCACAGTTGGCCCTCCATACTCTGCTCCATGCAATGTAGATATGCCACCGTGTATTTTCAATGTCACTGCTGTGGCTTAAGTGCATGTTACTCAAGGGATATATCATTTTTTTATTGTTCATAAAATGTTGGTCCCCTCCATTTTCTATTTATTTTGTTATGTAAGTTTCTGACAGTACTGTTCTGTGAAATACATGCAGAGTCTAATTCAATGCAACATCCCCCTCCCAATGCTCCCCTGACAAGAATTCACACTGAGGGTTCAGAAGTGGTTTTGGGCAAGATGTGGCACACAGAATCCTGCAGCACGGTGAGCTAGGGATAACGGCCTGAGTCCGTGTGTAATTACTCTGTGAAATGTTACATAACATGAACAGTTTTCTGTTGAAAAGAGCTTCAGCTTCATTTCAGCTTCTGCAGCATGCTACCCTAGACCTTCAGGCCTGCTGGGGTATTATAGTACAGCTTTCTATCTCATCGTGTTTATTCATTCACAATATCATTTTTCACAGAAAGATGACGTGACATCGTTGACCTCACGACCCCTGGCTATTTCAGGCACTTCATATACGTACAGTGGCTGATGTCAATGCTTCGGATTTCGTTATATTCCCAAGGGGAATCCAAGTGGCCTGGGCCAACGCTTATTTAGGGTTGGTTATTTTTAGAGGAGTGTAGTCGTCAAGATTGTTCTGTGCTTATATATAGTTTTGAGTCAATTTGAGTGAGGCGTCCTCAAAGATAATCCCAGATTATGGAGACATCTGACCTACCTGGAACCCTGCTCCTCCTTCTCCAAATGGAAGCACTTCAGGGAGCTCATTCTTTACCACAGCATTGCAACTCAAACATCCCCAAACCTGAGAGATTGCCAAGGGTTACACCAAAACCTCTTCAGAAATAGAATGGGCATGAATGTACAATATATAGCAATAACAATTCCATGAGAACCCAGGAAAGCATAAGGCAGGGTAACACTCTTCAGTTTCTGATTCCGTTTGCTTTGATTTATCCTGCGGCAAGTAAACATTTCTTGGAATCAGAGGAGCTCAAACTCGGGCTTTGTGAGGTAGAGCAGAGAAACAATCAAGCAGAAGTGGGCCGTAAGCGATACCCTAACCAAATCTAATTTAATTGACAAAGAGAACTCTCAACAAGACAGGTGGGCGGCATGAGACAAAGGCTACGTGTCAAATGTATGTCTCCGTGGTAACACCTTGCGAAGAAGTGGCAATAGACAGTCGGAGACAAGGACATGATCGGTATGTTTTTACATTTGAATGTTATCACTACAAGGGGAAAGAACTCTACTACGTTTTGTTCATTTACATTAGGAACAAGAAAGGGTTTTAGGTGTAACGCTCGTCGAAATgggtagaccaaggcgcagcgtgacaATAAAacaacaagatcccacaaacaacaagtgggaaaaggctacctaaatatgatccccaatcagagacaacgatagacagctgcatctgattgggaaccataccaggccaacatagaaatacaaaaagtagactacacatagaaataataaactagaacacccctcagtcacaccctgacctacttcaccatagaaaataaaggctttctatggtcaggacgtgataTTAGGGCTGTACAGTATTTGCTCTATGCAGCTGCATGCATGCATTCTTAGCTTCTACTTCACACACTGATTCTCCATCCTCTGCATGATTCTGCCTGTCTatcacctcctctccctgcctgagATGTGAGTTATTGCAGGTCATCTCCAGCTCCCATACACTGCATTAAGCTCTCACAGCGCCAAAATACTGAGCTGCTgctgcccacacacacatcaaGAGCAATGCAGGTGAAATCTCTCTGCGTGGTTGCCAGATATGCTTGATTTATTAAGCGCACATATAGGTAGAAGTAAGAGTAAAGAACAGTCAATTGACTTATAATATTCAGGTCATCAGAGTTTGTTTACCTGGAGATGTAGCATAtagatacatttaaaaaatgttgtgcTTTGGAGACATTTAGTCACAATGACCCACATCTTGGTGACATTGAGTCCAAGCAGATTTCTTGAGATTTGAAGCAAAGCACGTGTTGACATATGACCATTACATGTTGCcattaataaaacaaacacatctACTTCAAATAAGCTTTTCTACAAATGACCTGCTTGAATCCATTGATTGTATTGACTTGGCCTTTGAACAAAAGGTCAATAGGGAAAGCTGCTTAATGGTTTACACTTAGAGAGGTTACTGAGGATGAAGAACATCTTTTCAATACTTTTCAACCTACTGGAAGCGCATTTGATACATCTCGACACAGAGTAATAATCATAACACACATATCTGTCTACCATTTGTTCAAGGTGTGATGTCACTTGTCCATGTCATTCAGTTTCTATGCCCTGGGGAAACGACTGTACATTTCACAATATGGAGTTGTGTACTTTCAGAGAAATTTTGAGTACATTGTGACTTCAGACTAGTGGTGATTGCTCCGTTAAAGTAATCTCCATTTTACATTGGATAGGGGACTTTCTTGTATCATTTTTGCAAGGCACAGTAGCACTTCTTTCTGTGCCACCCATcccttgctcctctcctcctctgtaggGTATATTTCTGTGCTTAGTTATCATCATCCACGTCCACATCTGCTCTTTGATGGTTTGTTGTGTCACATTGCTGCCCAGTTGGCCTCCACATGGCACACAGTAGAACCCGGCAGGCCAGCCGCATTGCTGCCCCAGGGGATGTGTGTCCCTCGGGGATCTGCTGGGGAGAGACCACCCTCAGCCGACACACAACACTCATCATCCCTGAAGAAAATACTCTGTGGGGATACTGTTGTTTTAGCAAACACAGTAAGAAGTCGCATGCTGCCAGTGCACACAGACACGTTTTCTCATTCAGGGGAGAACGGATACATCTCCTCTCTCATCAGTGGATACACACAGCCACATACGCaggcacgttcacacacacacactgaaatagAGCTGTGTCCATCTGTTGTGGCTGGTTGTTTTTACAGTCAACAACAGATAGAGACAGCATGTTGGCTCGGGCTAAGGACCAGCAGAGCTGGAGCGTTCAAGGGGAGTGAGTCAGAAAGTGAAGATGGAGACAGGGGATGTCCACAGCATAGCAGACCATTCTCTGTGCCTTGTCTGTCATTTCTCCATGACACAGACAACAGTCTgaacccagacctctctctctctctctctctctctctctctctctctctctctctctctctctctctctctctctctctctctctctctctctctctctctctctctcgttggcCATCCTAAGGTGTGTCCTTGGCACTGATACGATAGTTGACAGgttgagatggagaggagggagagtagcTGAAGGTAAACGTTAGATTATAGACTGAGGGTAGTGACTGTAGTGCTATTTTGAGGTATATAAtcgaatcaaactttatttgtcacatgcaccgaatacaacaagtgtagaccttacagtgaaatgcttacttacaagtcgttaagaaaatatttaccaaaaaaTAAAGCAAAAAATTATTAAAAAGTAATACAAAATAacagtaacaaggctatatacagaggggacCGGTATCAAATCTATGTGcatgggtacaggttagtcaaggtagtttttacatgtaggtaggggtgaagtgggggggggggtcaatgtatatAGTCCGGTGGGCATTTGATTAATACCGCCCGTCAGGagatccaggatccagttgcagagggaggtgttcagtcccagggtccttagcttagtgatgagatttgTGGGCACaacggtgttgaacgctgagctgtagtcaatgaacagcattcacacataggtgttccttttatccaggtgggaaagggcagtgtggagtgcgattgagattgcatcatctgtggatctgttggggcggtatgtgaattggagtgggtctagggtatccgggaggatgctgttgatgtgagtcatgaccagcctttcaaagcacttcagcGCTTCCTTGGacatagggactatggtggtctgcttgaaacatgtaggtattactgtcatgcaggtgaaagaggacccaaaagcgacttaacagaaacagagtttatttaaatccaaacagggaataacaaaaatcctctagtctgtagagggaataactaaAAATGACTGCAGGTCGCTTAGCGCAGGccagttgatagagccacctgctcacacgcagcatctgatgaaggcaaaaaacacgacaggacagggcgaaacacaatcacagcatggtgaatacaaaacaaggaaccgacgggacaggaacggatcacaaaggaataaatagggactctaatcagggaaaggatcgggaacaggtgtgggaagactaaatgatgattaggggaataggaacagctgggagcaggaaccaTGAGAAAAgtggagggaaagaaccaaataagaccagcagagcatagcatggggagcacagggacaagacatgataataaatgacaaacatgacagttcaccggcgcctcctggcgcatccttcatcgatgagtgaacggtccagcacgtcccgagacggaacccaactcctctcctcaggaccgtaaccctcccaatccactaggtattggtgaccccgcccgaaatgcatgtccatgatcttatgtaccttgtaaataggtgcgctctccaaggacgggagggggagggaagaccaagaaagggcttaacacaggagacatggaagacaggatggacaatATGTCAGAATGACATAATAGACAGAACATCAATGAACCGCGGCAAGAACAGCTGTCAAAGGAAGGTTGCAGAACcacatttaaaaatgtaatccTGCGTTtacggctctcaccgtctgtgccctgtacatatcaccctcctccaggtgcgctacaacgttggacaaactatctggactcggcaagctgggatgagaacagaggaggctggtaacccagacttcATCCCGGTGTTTTATTCTGCCCAAAagaccaggtttgctgtttatttgattggcaatatgagatggaaggaagttccatgcaatcaaacgacagaactccctccaaaactgtgataATAAACTGTAtgcattctcaataatgattttgTTCTGGGAAGGAAGTTTggggggaatgaaatgtgccgccttaaaACCTATCGaccagaatcacagtcttccccggacaaaggcagaccggtaatgcaTGTctggcaatgtgagaccatggtcgaaggaatggggagcggtctgagacgctCGGCAGGAGTGTTACCCGTTAGTCTGACTAGTCCGCAAAGCAAGTTGTCACGCTCCTTTGGCAACCTCGACATTATGACCAGCTTTCTTAAGAAAGCCAGACgaaaacaggaacgaaaaggaggttactaggacagtcagtctctgtctttctcaactCTTAACCcgcaacacgcccataaggaagaatcccctcgactggccacagaagaactaaacagacgggataaggcatcaggctttgTTCTTGCTACCCTCTGATTgcaaatcacaaactcgaaacgagcgaaaaacaacgcccaacgagcttgacgggcattaagtcgtttggcagaacggatgtactcaaggttcttatggtctgtccaaagcGACAAAGGAACTCTCGCCCCTGGGCCAACCACTgcttcgcctagggctaagcggatggcgagcagttcacggttacccacatcatttgCGCTTGGCAGCACTGGACCACTGGGACAGTGATAGAATGGCATGCACTGTTTAGATGTGATAGAATCATGCACTGTTTAGATGTGATAGAATCATGACACTGTTTAGATgtgatagaaattagc includes these proteins:
- the LOC124015517 gene encoding hepatic leukemia factor-like; the protein is MEKMARPVPLNSSFQTPTNGVLKSLLENPMKLPFHHEGFGKEKNAKEKKLDEEGGANTPQSAFLGPTLWDKTLPYDEDNFQLEYMDLEEFLSENGIPANSAQNNQNQPQQSRQPTIQQVSPAPPIPSVVDLSSHATTSVHTAMVSQNCLQSPPARAVLPSAARNTPSPIDPESIQVPVGYEPDPADLALSSVPGQEMFDPRKRKFAPEELKPQPMIKKARKIFIPEDLKDDKYWARRRKNNVAAKRSRDARRLKENQIAIRAGFLEKENGALRSEVADLRKELGRTKNIVAKYEARHGPL